Genomic segment of Parageobacillus genomosp. 1:
GTTCTTGTCCGGATAAGATGACGGTACATCGCCATTACGAGTTCTTTCGTTATTTGCTCCCGATACTCGGGCTCTACGATCCGCCCTTGTTCATCCATGATTTGCCTGATTGGGAATTGCCGTTCCATCGAATCCCTCCTTGTTGTTAGCGGCGAATATCCCATTTCGGCCGCTTATGATGGGTAAAAAAGTTATTGCGGCGGCTTCGTTGCCGCAGCCGTTCCTCGCAAAAGCGGTTGGCCGCTTCAACCGTGGTGATTTGCTCGGCTTCAGCCTGGGCGTAAATATGAAGAAGCGTCGAATAAATCGTTTTCGTTTTCTCGAGCACTCTCTCTTTATTCGGCCCATAAAGTTCGTCAGCCACTTGAATCAGCCCGCCGGCATTCACAATATAATCAGGTGCGTATACGATTCCTCTCTCCTTTAAAAGCTGCCCGTGGCGCACGTCGAGAAGCTGGTTGTTCGCCGAGCCGACGATCGCCTTTACTTTGAAGAGATGGATCGTGTCATCGTTCACGACGTTGCCAAAGGCGCATGGAACAAACACATCGGCATCGGTGCTGTAAATTTCCGGCCCTTGCACTGCTTTCACGCTCGCGCCAAGTTTTTTGCCATACGCCACCACTTCTTCGACCACTGCTTCGTTAATGTCGCAAACGTATAAATCCGCTCCTTCTTCCAACAGCTGCAAGGCGACTTTCTTGCCTACTTTGCCTAACCCTTGAATCGCGTATGTTTTTCCATACAGAGCATCACTGCCCCAAATGACTTTGTTCGTCGCTTGAATGCCGTAAATGACGCCTAAGGCCGTTGGCACCGAGGAATCGCCGCTGCCGCCGTATGCTTCGGGAACGCCGACGATGCAATTCGTTTCTTTCAACGCATGAACGAAATCGTCCGGCGTCGTTCCCATATCGGTTCCCGTATAGAAGCGGCCGTTTAACGATTCGACAAACTGGCCGAAGGCGCGAAACAATTCCGGCGTTTTGTCTTTGCGGGGATCGCCGATAATGACCGCTTTGCCTCCGCCAAAATCGACATCGGCCGCCAAACATTTATACGTCATTCCTTTCGATAAACGAAGCACGTCGAACAAAGCGTCCTCGATGGTCGCGTACGGATACATGCGGCATCCGCCAAGCGCCGGGCCGAGCGTCGTATTATGAATGGCAATAATCGCTTTTAATCCTGTTTGCTCATCATTGCAAAACACTACTTGCTCATGCTCACGCATTTGCGTAAATATATCCACCTGGCTCGTTTGTCTGATGACGGTACTCATCGTTATTCCTCCCTAAACCGGTTTGTTGCTAACGGCGGGAAAAAGGATTTTCTCCCTGATGTGGGCAAAGACGAATGCGGAAAATCGATTAAAACGATCATTTCTATTTCTATAAATTATATATACGTTTTTAAAACGTTATATATTAAATTGTTTTATATCAAAAAAAGAGAGAAGCTTCTTAATCGCTTATTTTAGCTTAACACCGCGCGGTCGCTTGCGAGCTGCTCACCGCGGATGCGCTGGAATTCCGCCAGCAGCTTTTCGACGGTCAATCCTTTCTTTTCGTTTTCGTCGACTTCGAGAATGATTTGTCCTTTGTCCATCATAATGAGACGGTTTCCTAAATCGATCGCCTGCTGCATATTATGGGTGACCATCAATGTCGTTAAGCCGTGCTTCTTGACAATTTCTTTCGTTAAATTCGTAATCAGCTCCGCCCGCGCCGGGTCGAGCGCGGCGGTATGCTCATCTAAAAGCAAAATCGCTGGTTCGGTAAACGTCGCCATGAGCAATGACAGCGCCTGCCGCTCCCCGCCGGAAAGCAGGCCGACTTTCGCCTGCAGGCGATTTTCCAACCCAAGGTGAAGCGTCGATAATATTTCTCGGAAATAATCGCGCCGTTTTTTCGTCACCCCGCGTCTTAGAGTGCGCTTTTGGCTGCGGGCGTACGCCATTGCCAAATTTTCTTCAATCGTCATGCTTGGCGCCGTGCCGGCCATCGGGTCTTGAAAGACGCGTCCGATATAACGGGAGCGGACGTATTCCGGCATGGACGTG
This window contains:
- a CDS encoding Leu/Phe/Val dehydrogenase, translated to MSTVIRQTSQVDIFTQMREHEQVVFCNDEQTGLKAIIAIHNTTLGPALGGCRMYPYATIEDALFDVLRLSKGMTYKCLAADVDFGGGKAVIIGDPRKDKTPELFRAFGQFVESLNGRFYTGTDMGTTPDDFVHALKETNCIVGVPEAYGGSGDSSVPTALGVIYGIQATNKVIWGSDALYGKTYAIQGLGKVGKKVALQLLEEGADLYVCDINEAVVEEVVAYGKKLGASVKAVQGPEIYSTDADVFVPCAFGNVVNDDTIHLFKVKAIVGSANNQLLDVRHGQLLKERGIVYAPDYIVNAGGLIQVADELYGPNKERVLEKTKTIYSTLLHIYAQAEAEQITTVEAANRFCEERLRQRSRRNNFFTHHKRPKWDIRR
- a CDS encoding ABC transporter ATP-binding protein; translated protein: MLRLNRIYKVFNEGTPDEKIALQHVNLTLKKGDFVTIIGSNGAGKSTLMNLISGVMFPDEGTIYIDGQDVTSMPEYVRSRYIGRVFQDPMAGTAPSMTIEENLAMAYARSQKRTLRRGVTKKRRDYFREILSTLHLGLENRLQAKVGLLSGGERQALSLLMATFTEPAILLLDEHTAALDPARAELITNLTKEIVKKHGLTTLMVTHNMQQAIDLGNRLIMMDKGQIILEVDENEKKGLTVEKLLAEFQRIRGEQLASDRAVLS